A portion of the Magnetovibrio sp. genome contains these proteins:
- the ilvD gene encoding dihydroxy-acid dehydratase, translating to MPEYRSRTSTHGRNMAGARGLWRATGMQDGDFGKPIIAVVNSFTQFVPGHVHLKDLGQMVAREIEAHGGVAKEFNTIAVDDGIAMGHDGMLYSLPSREIIADSVEYMVNAHCADAMVCISNCDKITPGMMMAAMRLNIPAVFVSGGPMEAGKVVVNGEEIAVDLIDAMIQAADPNVSDETVMDFERASCPTCGSCSGMFTANSMNCLAEGFGLALPGNGSLLATHAARKDLFLEAGRIVMEITKRYYEDGDESVLPRNLGGKKAFENAIALDIAMGGSTNTVLHILAIANEGEVDFTMKDIDAMSRRVPHLAKVAPSTQLFHMEDVHRAGGIMGIMAELDRAGLIHRDVATVHSKTLGDALDRWDIMNTDDELVKAFYRAAPGGVPTQVAFSQNSSYETLDTNRELGCIRDKQHAYSADGGLAVLYGNIAENGCIVKTAGVDASILTFKGRARICESQDEAVEKILAGDIVAGDVVLVVYEGPKGGPGMQEMLYPTSYLKSMGLGKDCALLTDGRFSGGSSGLSIGHVSPEAAEGGAIGLVEEGDIIEIDIPNRSINVAVGDEVLSARRDAMVARGAKAWKPTKDRPRKVSAALRAYAALATSADRGAVRDVSQVES from the coding sequence ATGCCCGAATATCGCTCCCGCACCTCGACCCACGGCCGCAACATGGCGGGCGCGCGCGGCTTGTGGCGCGCCACGGGCATGCAGGACGGCGATTTCGGCAAGCCGATCATCGCGGTGGTCAACTCGTTCACCCAGTTCGTGCCCGGTCACGTGCATCTGAAGGACCTGGGCCAAATGGTGGCGCGTGAAATCGAAGCGCACGGCGGCGTGGCCAAGGAATTCAACACCATCGCGGTCGACGACGGCATCGCCATGGGCCACGACGGCATGCTCTATTCGCTGCCTTCGCGCGAAATCATCGCCGACAGCGTCGAGTACATGGTCAATGCGCATTGCGCCGACGCGATGGTGTGCATTTCCAACTGCGATAAGATCACGCCGGGCATGATGATGGCGGCGATGCGCTTGAACATTCCCGCCGTGTTCGTGTCCGGCGGACCGATGGAAGCAGGCAAGGTGGTGGTCAACGGCGAGGAAATCGCCGTCGATCTGATCGACGCCATGATCCAGGCCGCCGACCCCAACGTTTCGGACGAAACGGTGATGGATTTCGAACGCGCCAGCTGCCCCACCTGCGGCTCGTGCTCGGGCATGTTCACCGCCAACTCGATGAACTGTCTGGCCGAAGGCTTTGGCTTGGCGTTGCCGGGTAACGGCTCTTTGCTGGCCACCCACGCTGCGCGCAAGGACCTGTTCTTGGAAGCCGGCCGCATCGTCATGGAAATCACCAAGCGCTATTACGAAGACGGTGACGAAAGCGTCCTGCCGCGTAACTTGGGCGGCAAAAAAGCATTTGAAAACGCCATCGCGCTGGACATCGCCATGGGCGGTTCGACCAACACCGTGCTGCACATTCTGGCCATCGCCAACGAAGGCGAGGTCGATTTCACCATGAAAGACATCGACGCCATGAGCCGCCGCGTTCCGCATTTGGCCAAGGTCGCACCGTCGACCCAGTTGTTCCACATGGAAGACGTGCACCGCGCCGGCGGCATCATGGGCATCATGGCGGAACTGGACCGCGCCGGGTTGATCCACCGCGACGTCGCTACTGTGCATTCCAAGACCTTGGGCGACGCTCTGGATCGTTGGGACATCATGAACACCGACGATGAGTTGGTGAAAGCCTTTTACCGCGCCGCCCCCGGTGGCGTGCCGACCCAGGTCGCGTTCAGCCAAAACAGCAGCTACGAGACTTTGGATACCAACCGCGAATTGGGCTGTATCCGTGACAAGCAACACGCTTACAGCGCCGACGGCGGTTTGGCGGTGCTGTATGGCAACATCGCCGAAAACGGCTGCATCGTGAAAACCGCAGGCGTCGACGCGTCAATCCTGACCTTCAAGGGCCGCGCGCGCATCTGCGAAAGCCAAGACGAGGCGGTGGAGAAAATCCTCGCCGGCGACATCGTTGCGGGTGACGTGGTGCTGGTGGTTTACGAGGGCCCCAAAGGCGGTCCCGGCATGCAGGAAATGCTCTATCCGACCAGCTACCTGAAATCGATGGGCTTGGGCAAGGACTGCGCGCTGCTCACCGACGGGCGTTTTTCCGGTGGATCGTCGGGACTTTCGATCGGTCACGTATCCCCCGAAGCGGCCGAAGGCGGGGCCATCGGCTTGGTTGAAGAAGGCGACATCATTGAAATCGACATCCCCAACCGTTCCATCAACGTTGCGGTCGGTGATGAGGTGCTGTCCGCACGCCGCGACGCCATGGTCGCGCGTGGCGCGAAGGCCTGGAAACCGACCAAAGACCGCCCGCGTAAAGTCAGCGCGGCGTTACGCGCTTATGCCGCGCTGGCGACCAGCGCGGACCGTGGCGCGGTTCGTGATGTCAGCCAGGTCGAAAGCTGA
- a CDS encoding bacteriohemerythrin, with the protein MLVEWTSKLETGVTFVDADHKVLINLLNQVNDCISDNEESTVLGSVLDALVEYTDYHFLREEKMMELSGYSGLETHKTTHRVLSGQVRAVYEDFQASPWNVDPVHVRDFLQSWLVDHIMGSDFAYRDTCLNNAAASDAAGQVGFLGDGVTFNEWEHLRVMLVDDNPNFCRLIRTILRAVGIRNIQIVDNAAEGISRLADRPADVVLCDWVMDDMNGTEFARRVGEMQLPTRVVMLTGYSTDVLKERSSDLMVADYLEKPIKARNLLETISRVAMVVPFAAVGLG; encoded by the coding sequence GTGCTTGTAGAATGGACCAGTAAACTCGAGACCGGCGTCACATTCGTCGATGCCGATCACAAGGTTCTCATCAACCTGCTCAATCAGGTCAATGACTGCATTTCCGACAATGAGGAATCGACGGTTCTCGGCAGCGTGTTGGATGCGCTGGTCGAATACACGGACTATCACTTTCTGCGCGAAGAAAAGATGATGGAGTTGAGCGGTTATTCGGGCCTCGAAACCCACAAAACCACTCACCGGGTGCTCAGCGGTCAAGTCCGTGCCGTTTATGAAGATTTTCAAGCCAGTCCGTGGAACGTCGATCCCGTCCATGTGCGCGATTTCCTTCAGTCGTGGCTGGTCGATCACATCATGGGGTCCGATTTTGCTTATCGCGACACTTGTCTGAACAACGCTGCAGCCTCTGACGCAGCTGGACAAGTTGGTTTTTTGGGCGACGGTGTGACGTTCAACGAATGGGAACATCTGCGCGTCATGCTGGTGGACGACAATCCCAACTTCTGTCGCTTGATCCGCACCATTTTACGTGCCGTGGGCATTCGCAACATTCAGATCGTCGACAACGCCGCCGAGGGTATCTCCCGCTTGGCTGACCGTCCTGCGGACGTGGTCTTGTGCGATTGGGTCATGGACGACATGAACGGAACCGAGTTCGCCCGTAGAGTGGGGGAAATGCAATTGCCCACCCGCGTGGTGATGTTGACGGGCTATTCCACCGACGTCTTAAAAGAACGTTCCAGCGACTTGATGGTCGCGGATTACCTGGAAAAACCGATCAAGGCGCGCAATTTGCTGGAAACCATTTCCCGCGTCGCCATGGTGGTGCCGTTCGCGGCGGTTGGGTTGGGCTGA
- the xth gene encoding exodeoxyribonuclease III, with translation MKIATWNVNSLKARQEHLIRWLGEFNPDVVLLQELKGVAENFPMLEVNAAGYEAAVVGQKTYNGVAILSKTPIEITAERLPGEEDDEQARYVEGIVQGENGGVRVGCIYLPNGNPAPGDKYDYKLRWMRRLYAHAKELLKTEEPFVLGGDYNVIPEPEDVYAPQKWTRDALYLPESRNALRWIVNLGLTDAFRACNAEGGRYSWWDYRSGSWDRDEGCRIDHLLLSPQAADRLVDSGIDKTPRGWDKPSDHTPVWCELSS, from the coding sequence ATGAAAATCGCCACCTGGAACGTCAATTCCCTCAAAGCCCGACAAGAGCACCTGATCCGCTGGTTGGGTGAATTCAACCCCGACGTGGTGCTGTTGCAAGAACTTAAGGGCGTGGCAGAAAACTTCCCCATGCTGGAGGTCAACGCCGCCGGTTACGAGGCCGCCGTGGTCGGGCAAAAGACCTACAACGGCGTGGCGATCTTGTCCAAGACCCCCATCGAAATCACCGCCGAGCGTCTGCCCGGCGAAGAAGACGACGAACAGGCGCGCTACGTTGAAGGCATCGTGCAGGGCGAAAACGGCGGCGTGCGTGTGGGCTGCATCTACCTGCCCAACGGCAATCCTGCGCCGGGCGACAAATACGACTATAAACTGCGCTGGATGCGCCGCCTGTACGCCCACGCGAAAGAGCTGTTGAAAACCGAAGAGCCGTTCGTTCTCGGCGGCGACTACAACGTCATTCCCGAACCCGAAGACGTTTACGCGCCGCAAAAGTGGACGCGCGACGCTCTGTATCTGCCCGAAAGCCGCAACGCCCTGCGCTGGATCGTGAATTTGGGCCTGACCGATGCGTTCCGCGCCTGCAACGCGGAAGGTGGGCGTTATTCATGGTGGGATTACCGCTCCGGTTCGTGGGATCGCGACGAAGGCTGTCGCATCGATCATTTATTGCTTAGCCCGCAAGCGGCGGATCGGCTGGTCGATAGTGGCATCGACAAAACGCCGCGTGGATGGGACAAGCCATCCGATCACACGCCGGTATGGTGTGAACTGTCGAGCTAA
- the erpA gene encoding iron-sulfur cluster insertion protein ErpA, giving the protein MPDTTDMQNALKIGDGAVTRIKALIENEGNPDLKLRIGVSGGGCSGFQYNFSLDDKVNDDDVVFERDGINVVVDETSIPFVGGATIDFKTDLMGAYFTMDNPNASSTCGCGTSFSV; this is encoded by the coding sequence ATGCCCGATACCACCGATATGCAAAACGCCCTGAAAATCGGCGACGGCGCGGTCACCCGCATCAAGGCGCTGATCGAAAACGAAGGCAACCCGGATCTGAAACTGCGCATTGGCGTTTCAGGCGGCGGATGCTCGGGCTTTCAGTACAATTTCAGCCTCGACGACAAGGTCAACGACGACGACGTGGTGTTCGAACGCGACGGCATCAACGTGGTGGTCGACGAAACCTCGATCCCGTTCGTCGGCGGCGCGACCATCGACTTCAAGACCGATCTGATGGGCGCTTACTTCACCATGGACAATCCCAACGCCAGCTCGACTTGCGGTTGCGGCACCTCGTTCTCCGTCTAA
- a CDS encoding deoxyguanosinetriphosphate triphosphohydrolase, whose product MDNSTENFAPYACIPEQSRGRLHDEPESATRSCFQRDRDRIIHAAAFRRLQYKTQVFVNHEGDFFRTRLTHSLEVSQIARSIAQNMGLNQYLAETLALAHDMGHTPFGHAGEFELEELMAPYGGFDHNAQSLRVVTNLEHRYADFDGLNLTWETLEGVVKHNGPLTGFDGAAPLPWAIVEYAKLQDLELSTYASAEAQIAAVADDVAYNNHDIDDGLRAGLFSINDIRQVDFVGRTFAEVEKLYPDLDFSRTVHEVVRRTIGLMVEDILAESRARLADAKPITVDDVRGYGAALVGFSAEMAKNDRELKEFLFPNMYRHYKLNRMTSKARRVVKDLFELFLREPETLPTEWQAGAGAPGDEITARVVADYIAGMTDRYALDEHRRLFDLQARTSEFTLG is encoded by the coding sequence ATGGACAATTCGACCGAAAATTTCGCACCCTACGCCTGTATCCCCGAACAAAGCCGGGGCCGCCTGCACGATGAGCCGGAAAGCGCCACCCGCAGTTGCTTTCAGCGCGACCGCGACCGTATCATCCATGCGGCGGCGTTTCGCCGTTTGCAGTACAAAACCCAGGTGTTCGTCAATCACGAAGGCGATTTTTTCCGTACCCGCCTGACGCATTCCCTGGAAGTGTCGCAAATTGCGCGTTCCATCGCTCAGAACATGGGCCTTAACCAGTATTTGGCGGAAACCTTGGCGTTGGCCCACGATATGGGCCACACGCCGTTCGGCCACGCCGGTGAGTTCGAACTGGAAGAGCTGATGGCGCCGTACGGTGGTTTCGACCACAACGCCCAGTCGTTGCGCGTGGTGACCAACCTGGAACACCGCTACGCCGATTTCGACGGCCTCAATCTGACCTGGGAAACCTTGGAAGGGGTGGTCAAGCACAACGGACCGCTAACCGGTTTCGACGGTGCCGCGCCGCTGCCGTGGGCGATCGTCGAATACGCCAAGCTGCAAGACTTGGAATTGTCCACCTATGCTTCAGCCGAGGCACAAATCGCCGCCGTTGCCGACGATGTGGCGTATAACAATCACGACATCGACGACGGTTTGCGCGCGGGCCTGTTTTCTATCAACGACATTCGCCAAGTCGATTTCGTCGGGCGCACCTTTGCCGAGGTGGAAAAGCTGTATCCGGATTTGGACTTTTCGCGCACCGTGCACGAAGTCGTGCGCCGCACCATCGGCTTGATGGTCGAAGACATTTTGGCCGAATCCCGTGCGCGCCTGGCCGACGCCAAGCCCATAACGGTCGACGATGTGCGCGGTTATGGCGCGGCGTTGGTCGGATTTTCCGCTGAAATGGCGAAAAACGACCGCGAACTGAAAGAATTCTTGTTTCCGAACATGTACCGCCATTACAAACTGAACCGCATGACCTCCAAGGCGCGCCGCGTGGTCAAGGATCTGTTCGAGTTGTTCTTGCGCGAACCCGAAACGCTGCCGACCGAGTGGCAGGCGGGCGCAGGCGCGCCGGGCGACGAGATCACGGCGCGCGTGGTCGCCGATTACATCGCCGGCATGACGGATCGCTATGCCCTGGACGAACACCGACGATTGTTCGACTTGCAAGCGCGCACCAGCGAATTCACGCTGGGTTAA
- the argS gene encoding arginine--tRNA ligase: MNLFTHFRDQIATLIEDLAAAGELPGGLDLSRITVEPPRDTSHGDITTNAAMVLAKPAGKNPRDIAALLAAKAESMSGVTGVEIAGPGFINMRLSEDFWQSRLRDILDAGAAYGDSAAGQGHKVNVEYVSANPTGPMHVGHARGAVFGDALAALLDKAGYDVTREYYINDAGAQVDVLARSLHLRYREALGEKIGDIPEGLYPGDYLVPAGEALAARDGDKWKDADEAEWVPAVRDFAIDAMMAMIRDDLAALGVQHNVFTSERQLVSDNKVAEALDFLKDQGLIYQGVLEPPKGKLPDDWEEREQTLFKATQFGDDVDRPVQKSDGSWTYFATDMAYHLDKYRRGFSDMIDVWGADHGGYVKRMQAAIKALSGGNAALDVKLCQMVSLMDGGEPVKMSKRAGTFVTLRDVVDQVGKDVVRFIMLTRKNDAGLEFDFAKVTEQSKDNPVFYVQYAHARVNSVMRMAADELGADAVTDDAVHGANLGRLNDDNELQLIKQLCQWPRIVESAAVAHEPHRIAFYLGDVAAQFHGLWNKGKDDKALRFIIADDAELTLARLAMIRAVANVIASGLNVFGVTPVKEMR, from the coding sequence ATGAACTTGTTTACCCACTTTCGCGATCAAATCGCCACCCTGATCGAAGACCTTGCCGCCGCTGGCGAACTGCCGGGCGGATTGGACCTCAGCCGCATCACGGTGGAACCGCCGCGCGACACGTCCCATGGCGACATCACCACCAACGCGGCCATGGTGCTGGCGAAACCGGCGGGGAAAAACCCGCGCGATATCGCCGCGCTGTTGGCGGCCAAAGCCGAAAGCATGAGCGGCGTCACCGGTGTGGAAATCGCCGGGCCGGGTTTTATCAACATGCGTTTGAGCGAGGATTTCTGGCAATCGCGGTTGCGCGACATCTTGGATGCGGGCGCGGCCTACGGCGACAGTGCCGCGGGCCAAGGCCACAAGGTTAACGTCGAATACGTGTCCGCCAACCCGACCGGTCCAATGCACGTCGGTCACGCGCGTGGCGCGGTGTTCGGCGATGCCTTAGCGGCGCTGTTGGACAAGGCGGGCTACGACGTCACCCGCGAATATTACATCAACGACGCCGGCGCGCAGGTGGACGTGTTGGCGCGCTCGCTGCATCTGCGCTACCGCGAAGCGCTGGGCGAAAAGATCGGCGACATTCCCGAAGGCTTGTACCCCGGCGACTATCTGGTCCCCGCGGGCGAAGCGTTGGCGGCGCGCGATGGCGACAAGTGGAAAGACGCGGACGAGGCCGAGTGGGTGCCCGCCGTGCGCGATTTCGCCATCGATGCGATGATGGCAATGATCCGCGACGACCTGGCGGCGCTGGGCGTTCAACACAACGTCTTTACGTCCGAGCGCCAGTTGGTGAGCGACAACAAGGTCGCCGAGGCGCTCGACTTCCTCAAAGACCAGGGGCTGATTTATCAAGGCGTTCTGGAACCGCCCAAGGGCAAGCTGCCCGATGACTGGGAAGAGCGCGAACAGACGTTGTTCAAGGCTACCCAGTTCGGCGACGACGTCGACCGTCCGGTGCAAAAGTCGGACGGCAGCTGGACCTATTTCGCCACCGACATGGCTTATCACCTCGACAAATACCGGCGCGGCTTTTCTGACATGATCGACGTGTGGGGTGCGGATCATGGCGGGTACGTCAAACGTATGCAGGCGGCGATCAAGGCGCTGAGCGGCGGCAACGCGGCGCTCGACGTCAAATTGTGCCAAATGGTGTCGTTGATGGACGGCGGCGAGCCGGTGAAGATGTCCAAGCGCGCGGGCACCTTCGTGACGCTGCGCGACGTGGTCGATCAAGTCGGCAAGGACGTGGTGCGTTTCATTATGTTGACGCGCAAGAACGACGCCGGTTTGGAATTCGACTTCGCCAAGGTCACCGAACAATCCAAGGACAACCCGGTGTTCTACGTCCAATACGCCCACGCGCGGGTCAATTCGGTGATGCGCATGGCCGCCGACGAACTGGGTGCCGACGCGGTGACGGACGACGCTGTGCACGGCGCCAATTTGGGCCGTTTGAACGACGACAACGAACTGCAGTTGATCAAGCAATTGTGCCAGTGGCCGCGCATCGTCGAAAGTGCGGCGGTGGCACATGAACCGCATCGCATCGCGTTCTATCTGGGCGACGTTGCGGCGCAGTTCCACGGCTTGTGGAACAAGGGCAAGGACGACAAGGCGCTGCGTTTCATCATTGCCGACGACGCCGAGCTGACGCTGGCGCGCCTGGCGATGATCCGCGCCGTCGCCAACGTCATCGCTTCGGGTCTGAACGTGTTCGGCGTAACCCCTGTGAAAGAGATGCGTTAA
- a CDS encoding SPOR domain-containing protein, with the protein MNKQPDSPDPYDDQYDENVPDASELLDFELIAKSQPDKGHGLWLWVVLVLVLAGGGWAGWMYVQDQAADDQASAGNVPMILAPKFDLKEKPADPGGMNVPDRDKLVYDRMAGEQDSGGAGQVERLLPPPETPIEPPQAMPQALEPVADAAPAPAPEMTPEAAPTPPPAPPAAAPSAPQEVAKAQPAPEPAPAPPPKAAPEVKPAPAPAPEPEPSPAAAKATGTAGQGYMVQLSAVRNEADAKNEWARMVKKHSDVLGGLELVIQRADLGVKGVFYRVRGGWFANRNEAKAICDELAKRNVGCLIAKP; encoded by the coding sequence ATGAACAAGCAACCCGATTCGCCCGATCCATACGACGACCAATACGACGAGAACGTCCCCGACGCGTCGGAACTGTTGGACTTTGAACTCATCGCCAAAAGCCAGCCCGACAAGGGCCACGGCCTGTGGCTGTGGGTCGTTTTGGTGCTGGTCCTCGCCGGTGGCGGCTGGGCGGGGTGGATGTACGTGCAAGACCAAGCCGCGGACGATCAGGCCTCTGCGGGCAACGTGCCGATGATCTTGGCGCCGAAGTTCGATTTGAAGGAAAAACCGGCCGATCCCGGCGGCATGAACGTACCCGACCGCGACAAGTTGGTTTACGACCGTATGGCCGGCGAGCAAGACAGCGGTGGCGCGGGGCAGGTGGAACGCTTGTTGCCGCCGCCCGAAACGCCGATCGAGCCGCCCCAGGCCATGCCCCAAGCGCTTGAGCCTGTCGCCGATGCCGCGCCTGCGCCCGCACCCGAAATGACACCCGAGGCCGCACCCACGCCGCCGCCCGCACCGCCCGCTGCCGCGCCGAGTGCTCCTCAAGAGGTGGCGAAAGCCCAGCCCGCGCCGGAACCCGCACCAGCGCCACCCCCGAAAGCCGCGCCGGAGGTTAAGCCCGCACCGGCACCCGCGCCCGAGCCCGAGCCTTCTCCAGCGGCCGCCAAAGCCACCGGAACCGCAGGGCAGGGCTACATGGTGCAGTTGTCCGCGGTGCGCAACGAAGCCGACGCCAAGAACGAATGGGCGCGCATGGTGAAAAAGCACAGCGATGTCCTGGGCGGTCTGGAGTTGGTGATCCAGCGCGCCGATTTGGGCGTGAAGGGGGTCTTTTACCGCGTGCGCGGCGGCTGGTTCGCCAATCGAAACGAAGCCAAGGCCATTTGCGATGAGCTCGCCAAGCGCAACGTGGGGTGCTTGATTGCCAAGCCTTAA
- the nagZ gene encoding beta-N-acetylhexosaminidase, whose protein sequence is MFGCSGLALTAEERAFFQACNPLGFILFQRNCDSPEQVRALVDDLRACVDRPDAPVLIDQEGGRVARLKPPHWPEFPAARAYADLYAQDPAKGVEASTLGGRLIAHELAALGVNVDCAPVLDVPQPGADPIIGDRAFGADGATISTLAKAFMDGLMKGGVAPIIKHIPGHGRALVDSHMDLPLVDAPRADLENTDFAPFRALHMAAWAMTAHVVYSDLDPRQPATLSAAVIADVIRKQIGFQGVLVSDDLSMKALSGGFADRARASLAAGCDVALHCNGDMNEMVQVADGASEMTRAAWSRYKLGELHRTAAAQPFETDAEHAAARRRFDTLLG, encoded by the coding sequence GTGTTCGGGTGCTCTGGGTTGGCGTTGACCGCCGAGGAACGCGCTTTTTTTCAAGCCTGCAATCCGCTCGGTTTCATCTTGTTTCAGCGCAATTGCGACAGCCCCGAACAGGTGCGCGCCCTGGTCGATGATCTGCGTGCGTGCGTGGACCGCCCGGATGCGCCGGTGCTGATCGATCAGGAAGGCGGCCGCGTGGCGCGCCTCAAACCGCCGCATTGGCCGGAATTTCCCGCCGCGCGCGCGTATGCCGACCTCTACGCCCAAGACCCCGCCAAGGGCGTTGAAGCCAGCACGCTGGGCGGGCGTTTGATCGCGCACGAATTGGCGGCGCTGGGGGTGAACGTCGATTGCGCTCCGGTGCTCGACGTGCCGCAACCGGGCGCGGACCCGATCATCGGCGATCGGGCGTTCGGCGCGGACGGCGCAACCATCTCCACCCTCGCCAAGGCGTTTATGGACGGCCTGATGAAAGGCGGCGTTGCCCCGATCATCAAGCACATTCCCGGTCACGGCCGCGCGCTGGTGGACAGTCATATGGACCTGCCGCTGGTTGACGCCCCGCGCGCAGATCTGGAAAACACCGATTTCGCGCCGTTTCGCGCCTTGCACATGGCGGCGTGGGCGATGACCGCGCATGTGGTCTACAGCGACCTCGATCCGCGTCAACCGGCCACCTTGTCGGCGGCGGTGATCGCCGACGTGATCCGAAAACAGATTGGTTTTCAAGGGGTTTTGGTGTCCGACGATCTGTCCATGAAGGCGCTGAGCGGCGGCTTCGCGGACCGCGCCCGCGCCAGTTTGGCGGCGGGCTGCGACGTCGCGCTGCATTGCAACGGCGACATGAACGAAATGGTTCAAGTGGCCGACGGCGCATCAGAGATGACGCGGGCCGCCTGGTCGCGCTATAAACTGGGTGAACTTCACCGCACCGCCGCTGCCCAGCCTTTCGAAACGGATGCTGAGCACGCTGCGGCCCGCCGCCGTTTCGACACCTTGTTGGGATAA
- a CDS encoding site-2 protease family protein, whose amino-acid sequence MMDFDPYQILIIASVWVIPIVLAVTLHEAAHGWVASKLGDDTALRMGRVTFNPIKHIDLFGTILMPAGLLLLSGGQFMFGFAKPVPVNFFRLRHPRRDMILVAAAGPGANILIATVSALLLHVAQYLPDAMVLWTAQNLVNAMQVNIILAVFNLMPLPPLDGGRIAVGLLPQPFSGMLARLERAGFTILIFLLFILPWIGDKIGLDLNVLRVLVLVPAQAVMDIIVTVTGIR is encoded by the coding sequence ATGATGGACTTCGATCCGTATCAGATATTGATTATCGCCTCGGTGTGGGTGATCCCGATCGTCCTCGCCGTGACCTTGCACGAAGCCGCGCACGGTTGGGTGGCGTCGAAATTGGGCGACGATACCGCGTTGCGCATGGGCCGGGTGACGTTCAATCCGATCAAGCACATCGACCTGTTCGGCACCATTTTGATGCCGGCGGGGTTGTTGCTGCTCAGCGGTGGGCAGTTCATGTTCGGGTTCGCCAAGCCGGTGCCGGTGAATTTCTTTCGTCTGCGCCATCCCCGTCGCGACATGATCTTGGTTGCCGCCGCCGGGCCGGGGGCGAACATCCTGATCGCCACGGTGTCTGCCTTGTTGTTGCACGTGGCCCAGTATCTGCCTGATGCGATGGTGCTGTGGACCGCGCAAAATCTCGTCAATGCGATGCAGGTCAACATCATATTGGCGGTGTTCAACCTGATGCCGCTGCCGCCGTTGGATGGCGGACGCATCGCCGTGGGGCTGTTGCCGCAGCCGTTTTCGGGTATGTTGGCGCGGCTGGAACGCGCCGGGTTCACCATTTTGATCTTCCTGCTGTTTATTCTGCCGTGGATTGGTGACAAAATCGGGCTCGATTTGAATGTGCTGCGGGTTTTGGTCTTGGTTCCGGCGCAAGCGGTGATGGACATCATCGTCACCGTGACGGGAATCAGATAA
- a CDS encoding ScpA family protein, with product MIDDTSGFSDFEEDGLPEMPSVSPFEVEVDGYAGPIDVLLTLAREQKVDLIHISIVQLADQYLKFVMEASRKNLELAADYLVMAAWLAYLKSRLLLPDLSKEDEPSGEELAAALQFQLQRLEAMQNAGEKLMALARLGQDFYSRGARERFHTTQKTIFDASLTDLIRAYARQKSRSTKGKTLHIESSWELHAIEDALMRLRALVGHTPDWRTLISFLPDNLQSPLTRRSAMASTFGAVLQLAKEGRLKIRQDGTFGEIYFQTTEDWDKPFVHDAKPEDDEGEAEYDGLGEYEPGNEA from the coding sequence ATGATAGACGACACGTCGGGATTTTCTGATTTTGAAGAGGATGGGCTGCCTGAGATGCCCTCCGTCTCGCCGTTCGAGGTCGAGGTGGACGGCTATGCCGGGCCCATTGACGTGCTGCTGACGCTGGCGCGCGAACAGAAGGTCGACCTGATCCACATCTCCATCGTGCAGTTGGCGGACCAGTATTTGAAGTTCGTTATGGAGGCGAGCCGCAAAAACCTGGAGCTGGCCGCCGACTATTTGGTCATGGCGGCGTGGCTGGCGTACTTGAAATCGCGCCTGTTGCTGCCGGATTTGAGCAAGGAAGACGAGCCGTCGGGCGAAGAGCTAGCCGCCGCGCTGCAATTTCAGTTGCAACGCCTAGAGGCGATGCAAAACGCCGGCGAAAAGTTGATGGCGCTGGCGCGCCTGGGCCAGGACTTTTATTCACGCGGCGCGCGCGAACGGTTCCACACCACGCAAAAAACCATCTTCGACGCCAGTTTGACGGACCTGATCCGCGCCTATGCGCGTCAGAAAAGCCGCAGCACCAAGGGCAAGACCCTGCACATCGAATCGTCGTGGGAATTGCACGCCATCGAGGATGCGCTGATGCGGTTGCGCGCGCTGGTCGGCCACACCCCCGATTGGCGGACCTTGATCAGTTTTTTGCCCGACAACCTGCAAAGCCCGCTGACCCGCCGTTCGGCCATGGCCAGCACTTTCGGCGCGGTGCTGCAACTGGCCAAGGAAGGGCGGTTGAAAATCCGTCAGGATGGCACCTTCGGCGAAATTTATTTCCAAACCACCGAGGACTGGGACAAGCCCTTCGTTCACGACGCCAAACCCGAAGATGACGAGGGCGAGGCCGAATACGATGGATTGGGCGAATACGAACCCGGTAACGAAGCATGA